The stretch of DNA AAATGTGGGGGGATTTCAGCAGTGGAGTGTAACGCAATCAACTCCTAGCCACTTCGGCGGGTTGAATTTTACATATAATACATACATTGTTtgattgtagtcttttaaaaaggcatctgaaataacctaagtgcaatgtagtgctgccaaaaatatagattttttaaaaactgaaacGTTTCCAATTCTCATTTTTCACAGAACAGATACAcggttagtgtgtaatgttgctgcttgagcataaacaacatctgcaaagttacaacgctcaaagttcaatgcaaacggagatattgtcttttaaatttaaatgactaCAAACACGACCGGTGGCATgtggaagcggaagagttgtgtacaccaGACGCGAGCGACgtgtcaaaagataatagaacccattgtaatctgtgatattttctatactggatgcggtgctgaagacagcttTCAGAATCTACacaagttcaatgctggatttgcacaaaggcttttactgaaagaagtagttcccactttaaaagcagaagctgctgtttattggcttcaaactgtaagtacatttttttgtttgtacatgtcttttaaacgtatagttctgttgctatttttggttgcatcaaggacatatacaaagagcaacttgtttttgcttcgctagccagttagctaaattctacaaacaccaacaaacttctatgttcatacaCAAACGGTTGTTCATTCTATACATTAAAagctaactttaaaaaaatgtgactaCTCAatcatgtattcggctacagtaaagctttaatcaggataaaaccgtatattgaaagctaacaaacagcagtgacagcatatctaaaaaaatgaaataccattcataaacgttctttaaaagccgcgattgcagcttgaccctcttcatctgggtctgattcggggtcaatttgatacagcaatatagacgctattatttacattttcactgaAGCAACAgatggtaaggggcgtgtccTTTCCAGACGCTTCAgcgatacactgggccagctaccaacctgctgaccaatctgagcacactgCGTAATTTGGAGGGAGTCAAACGGctcgttcatatgacagtggaaacaggtGTAGAATAAacgtaaaatatatgaaaaatacagcgttttcaaaaaaattaagcattaagacatgttaaactgtgtcCCAAGAACACAATCAAGCCTGGAAAAAAACCActtaaccacccctttaaattgaGTTCCTTTTCCCTGCTACAgtcaaatgcacacaaaatAACGTCAAAATGCCAATGCCAAActcagtcagttatgttttaagtgaacgtaaacagttgagaaagaaaacgcatgtgtaatgCTGCGCTCACACCAGACACGACTTGTGTGAATaataaatcgcgctattcgcgcatagttggacgcttgaacattttgagtttactcgcttcattcgcgcatTAAAgtcccttcacaacagacgcgaattcgcatcacgagaggggctctcccgctcctttatgtgtcccagactctcccactgctttctgcacacttcctctgaataaacacaacttgtcagtggggaaataattgtaaattacagcgaataagctcaattggtcatctttagttggcttgtagtctttatatatatatatatatatatatatatatagctcaaattgagtaaagaccgtttttCACAAATTATCAGATTGTCCGACTttctcactcactttctttcaaacacgatcctttttatttctgtttctataaatgtatgaagatgtacagcgacaatgattttgtcctccattgttgttccgaatttctgcctcagctcgctacgtcacatcactactagagcaagctcctggtTGGTTAACGCGGTGCggaaattcgccaaagttcagatttttcaacttgcggCATTTGCGCGAATCGCACAATTCACGCCGCGTCATTCGTGCGAatcgcgccgcaggatgtcaattcgcgtctttgcattgacttaacatgtaaatcactcgcgcttaccgcttcattcgcgtccggtgtgaacgcaccataacagtataatggatccgtgcatcaggttttaaagtgacagcagcctaatatacatgttgccaaattatgagatattaaaaatatctatatggcagtttttccccgTGGTATCGATGTTAAAATTGTGGCCAATGAAAATGCTGAGTAGCTAGtgactttggaaaaccactagccactaGTGTCTGGTACGCAAGAAAGTTAAtgttaaaggggctctatgtaataatggcacccagtgttcaaaataggtactgcagtccaaattcaaaatattgtttggcccGCCCCCTCGTTCAAAGACACGGGTTGCCAGCAACAATAGGTAGCGCAATtcacaatgaaagctgaggagacttacacactgtaagctgatgagttgatttatctgtgtATTAATATGCTAttgttcatagagatttttagatggatgcagaAGCTTTTTAGGTCATgtagaatctgcgattctctgacccagtttgtttgttgGTTTCCATGGTTGCAATACGCGGTCTTTTcggccaactggcaacctgtgatgtcgaaatactattggataaactggcagcacacagtttcgcacagaccaaaacaaggACAGACATCCCGACATATGTCTGTAATATGTAtaatatctggctgtagcattgtttttctgagaaacaagtaggtgaacttaacatgtttcctaaatatctgcaaacatattggggtatttttatgttttattaaagtaaaaatcttacatagagcccctttaagctctgtatgtatatacaatcaaaccaaaatgtattcagacaccttgaacatttcattcattaatagtttattcactatagttaaaaaaaaaatggtgataaaatatgacaagttaaactgtcataaaaaattaatcttcattatgtcagataacacttaagcaaaacatggtcaggtcaaagtgtctgaataatttttggttccaaatttgcatcagttttactggtagtgcACTGTATGAAGAGTTTTTGGGTATAAAAtgtcagtttactttattttgctatcctcactcacataaatgaactatagtgtcctgcacccaccagtaaaaatatatcaaaaataaatacatttttggtttTACTGTAAGTcagacaaacaaaaatgtacatttaaagtagaagaaaaaaaactttgctcACTTGGTTTGCAAAAAGTAAGTAACACACGGTCTCATCCTTTGGATCTTTCATGATTGCTTTGATTATCTGGAGCATAGGTGTAATGCCtaaagaaaaggaaacaaaggATTTTTTTGTATTGCGCTCCAAAAACTGATATAACAATAAAATGCATGATGATAATGTGCTTACCTGTACCGCCAGCGATCATGCCAACATGTTTTGCGGTTTTCATCACAGGGTCTGATTTCTTATCAGGTTTGATGGCAAATGATCCTGCAGAAATGTTGATACTGTAATTCACAACCATTTCGAAATGGTgttataatgtttataataatcAGAGTACTCATAATTTCATTGCTTGCACAGCATGCTTTTTCAAGATGTCCTCGCTGTTGTAGCACTGTGATTGACATGAGTAATGAAATCTTTAGTATAAGCTGCGGGACGAGGTTTGTGCTGAACTGGGTTTGGGGTggaaaaaagttcatttttcaGTTGGTTTTACAGCTTTTCTCTGACTCTTAGTGGATTTCAAGACTACAAACCTTTGCCCTTGTAAACCAGCAGCCCACTTGGTCCTCTGAAATCAATTGTGTCACCAATACGAAGGCTCTCCAAATATTGAGACATCTTCCCACCCTCTGGAAATTTTGGATGGACATTTTTGTAGTATATCTAAAATAAATGAAGCAATTAAAAggcattttaatatgaaaatctGTATGTATTGTACAGCAACATGCATTGTATGGTATACCTTCACAACGAGATCAACGAAGCCCTTGTCATCATCACTAGACACAGGAGTGTATGGCCTCACCACAATATTGCCATCAATCTTGGCAGACAGGTAGATGTGTTGCCCTGCAAATGCAATAATTCAGCATATGTTAAAGTTGGCCCATGAACAATATTCAAATGCACAATGACAGCTTATCTACTGCACTCACCAATAGGAAGTCCAAGAACATGATCGGGTGATTTTAAAGCAAAGCGAAACTTTCTTGTGTCATGGCTGATAATCTTAATAAAAGAGAGAGACCGAGTTAAAGCAGCTGATGCTGAGGAAAAACTTACCTATGCGCACAAGTTAAACagtcacattttaaaacatcCTCACTTCTTTGTCCACAAGGCGCAATGGATACTTCACATTTGGGTCTTCAAGGGTAATGGCAGGTCTTTTCTTGCCAAAGAGCCTCTGGAGCAAATCAAACACGAATCGAAGGCTACCAGAGATGAGCTACAGAAAGGAAAATAAAACGGCGTTTTCTAAACAAGCAATAATATGGTTCATATACAAACGTGTATTGGGCGTGTGCTGCAGAAAAaggctaaaaaacaaacttaatgAGTGTGTGACGCACAACAAACTGGATACAATTAGCATTCTTTCAAGCGATGAAATGGTAATGAAACATCTATATTATTGAGATTATAGTATGCTACGGCTTCAAAATACAGTTGCGTGCtgtacaaacaacaaaaaaaaactatatatggAACAACGACGTTGCAAGCATGCATTTAATATATAGATACTCACGTTGATGATGAAGGACATTTTCTTCTGCAGTGTTTACACAGAGACTATCAAGTAACGAAGACGGGAAATAACACTTACAGGCTAAGAATACTAGAAAGTTAGCTGACTGTCAAAACTACAATCTCTTCCTGAAAAGGGAGGAGCTAAATGCTAGTGATCACCAGACGGCGACAACGTCAACATGCAAGTTTtgaaattattataatacaGCCAAAGGTAAATGATAAGAAACATGAATGATTGGTTCACATGTTTAATTTCACCcatgtgaaaaaatactataggaaatactatagtgtttttgaaccatactatagtaaaataCTTGAATtcatttgttgtggtaattctatagttgctgtgataatataacaactatagaaatataaacaaaatactttacttaatactgtactaagttttctacaactatagggtatattatatacaattactgtagtaaaaactaaagtatactacagtatttattacagtttatcagttcactatagttaatactgcagtatgctgtagcattcattaacaaagtgttgtaaatactatacagtatactacaatttactatagtatggttcaaaaacactatagtatttactatagtattttttcacctgggcagTCATGTTCGAAATAAATATCAGGTGAAAGGTGTATTGATTAGTTTAAATGCATGTCAACTTAATGCTtgctaaagggttagttcacccaaaaatgaaaattctgtcatttattacttacctttATGCCGTcttaagaacacaaattaagatattttagttgaaatccgatagctccgtgaggtctccatagggagtaatggacacttcctctctcaagatccataaagatactaaaacatatttaaatcggttcatgtgagtacagtggctcaatgttaatattataaagcgacgagaatatttttggtgcgccaaaaaaaacctaaataacgacttatttagtgatggccgatttcaaaacactgcttcaggaagcatcggagcacagatgaatcagtgtgtcgaatctgctgttcggagcgccagagtcacgtgatttcagccgttggcagtttgacacgcgatctgaatcatgattcgatacgctgattcattatgctccgaatcttcctgaagcagtgttttgaaatcggccatcactaaataagtcattattttggtgctccaaaaatattcttgttgctttataatattaatattgaaccactgtactcacatgaactgatttaaatatgtttttagtacttttatggatcttgagagaggaagtgtccattgctccctatggaggcctcacggagccatcggatttcaactaaaatatcttaatttgtgttctgaagattaacgaaggtcttacaggtgtggaacggcatgaggttgagcaataaatgacagaattttcatttttgataactaaccctttaattctttaaatttaaatattaattattattgctgcCTTTCAATAAAATTAGAGGTTGGATTCTGCCGTTAAAATCCAAATGGTTATGATTCCCCCATTCCCAACATTGCTCATAAGTAATGTTAGTGCAATCTACAACTAGATTTAGAATATagcaacacatttgtttaataaaatgaCTCATTTAGCCCAAAGAAACAAGGAAATGTTATGATTGTTAACACTAATAAACTTATGTATTTAAAATTCTAAGTGGTGCCATATAGAAAGTTATTGCACATATGCCCTATATTTGACATATTGCTTTaattaggcctatattttacattaatgtttgtattgaaatattttatattctacCAAGGATACAACTGTGCTAGATGTTGCGTTTTGTGATCACTATGATATAGAGATTTTGGCTTATTTTGAGTTTTGATATTGtcattgggctagttttgttATGCAGACCGTTTCAGTTAATACAAATCCGGAAACACTCCAAATAACATTCATGTTTTCCGCTAAAGTTTTGATTTGGGCATATAACATTGCAAACTCACCAGTTTAGTCTTTCCAACATGATCTCTAGCTAACCAAACCTCTTTACTTGTTGAGGGCAAAACTTTCACCCACATTCTCAGTGAAATAACAAACAAGCTCTGTTGAACACACTTAAGGTGCCAATCAATCAAGACTCGACAGTTTATCACAGAAATTTATTGACGACCCAACACAGTGGTCAATCGTGGTCATTTCTATTGACTGTACACAAATGCATGTCATTGAACAACTGTACTGTAGCACAAGTGTAACATTCTTGTTTTTTCGATTGTTAAACTCAACCACGTCCCTTATATTTACACCAAGTTCTATAGATATTTCTCTATATATCTTTTGTACAATGTACAATGTTTCAATCAGGTGAAATAATAAGAGCAAACAAATTCTGTTAGACTCTGATCCAGCCAAAGCATGCAGGTTTTTGTCTAAAGTGTGCATTAGTGGAGTTAAAGCAAGTTTAACAGCCTTGAAGCAGAAAAAAGCTGAAGCCAAGAAACACAGAGCAAGTCTCTTTTTATGTGAGGAGGTATACAGCTTTTACGAACACTTCATGACGTTGGCCTCTGCTTTACATTTGGCTACATGGAGAAGCATCCATGCTAAGCACAAGTAATAGGTCTGATGAGAACACGGACCTTGCATGGACATATTTGTCTCAAGTATTGCTTTcacaaatcctttttttttttttttaactgaacaCATATGGTGGGGTTTGCTGAGGACATTGCAACTAAGCAGGCCCAATCTTCAAAATGACATGAACATGATTTATCCTTGTCTGTTTTTGTGTTAGCTCGccaaagcaatgacattttgcAAATGCAAGGAAATCGATACAGTTACATGACTTCTTATCACAAAATAGCAGACAGGGATTGCACAATAAATGTACTTTGTAAGAAAATAAAGTAACTATACTaagtttctttaaaataaaatcttcaCAGTTTTAAATTATTTGCATCATGATATTGTCAGCTACATATCGGTAAACTATGTatttcaattgttcgttttaaATTTAGTTATAATTCAACCTTTCATTTTACATGAGGATGTTCATAACCAAGTTGTTCCATTACtgtacatgaaataaaaatcataCAACAAAACAGGACTCTTGGACAGCACTACCAGCACGTTATGCGTATCTAATCGGATAGTCACTACTCGATAAATGAGTATTTGGTGAGATTTTGATGTAATTTCCAGAGTCTTTGGATGAAATGCCATAAATATAAATCTGTTACTTTGGGTTCAGCCTGGTCAATAAAATCTTTTGCTGGTAACACCATACGTCCAGTACAGTTCCTAACTTACCAACATCCTGAAGGGTTACGGACGAACACAGGAAAAACCGGAACATGCACACTAAAAACAGCTTGTTTTGAGCTGGCTTCACATTTTTCACATTGAACAAAAGCAGTACAGCAGGTGAGGACTGGGGATTTGTACATTGGGCCACGAAGGTAGCGACCAGTGCAATGGCATCTTTCATAACACGATTTAGACAGACTTGCAAGCAACGAAGACCTTAAAAGACCATAGAGTCCTGCACAAAGGGCATTAGCAAATAATTCTGCATCCACTAAAGGAAAATGAGCTCctgtttttatgtattttacaaaAGTTTCAGACTGCGAAGGACCCATGCAGATTATTCAACACAGATCGTTGGTTACACGACCCCAAGGCAAAGATGAACTGCTCAGTTTTAAGTGTACTAAGCACAGTGGTACATTGGAGGGTCATTAAAACGTGTGGGCTGAAACGAATAGCTCAGAACTAACGCACTGGTGGACATGATGAACATTTGGTGAAAAGAATAAACTAAAAGGGACAACTCAAATAAGTTTAGTCTACCATTGCTTGGATAATTTATGTTGGCAAATCCCTATTCCTTAAAACCGCAAAGCTTAAAACACAAGTGCTAGGATTTAAACAGCCGGCATATTATTGTTCAGTGACACAAATACCAAAAGTTGTAATTGGATGTGAGTATTATTAAGTATATAAAACACCTCAGTTTTAAAACTCTACACCTAATGGATGTTTTTGTCCAACTTGAAAACAAATGCTTAGGAAACTTGATGGCAGCATCACCTACCGAACTTAACATGCATCGCTTGCTTAGCGTTTAGTGTCACTTGGAGGGAAAGTTACACAAATTCAGGGTTCAGAAGGCAGGCTAACAATATTACATCAATTGGAGAGTAatatatatctgtgtgtgtgttactaAAACTGTCCACAGCGGATAGCATGGCGACAGTTCCACCTAAAAATGAAGCAGACCCAATCCGCATGCATCGCCGAGGCAGTGATGACATCAGAAGCCATGGTTTCCCTGGGCACTAACGTTGGTTGGGCGTGATTAGCTTCTCACAACGTTGCTAGAATGTTTCCACAACATAACGTAGCCCTTGGAATGGTATGAGTTCAGCAGGCTGACGTTTCTGCAATGTTGTGGAGATGTTAGCCTGTTCATTTAAACGCATCTCTTGGTCTTCCCTACAGTACATCTCGTCGGGTAGGTGCTAGTCATGTTGGCGGTGATGTTTAAAATGTCTCCAATTGGTTGGCACACAATAATGGAGCTCTCGATGAAACCGCTGTAAGGAACAGTTGGCGTGAGTTTGGCGAAAGTGTCACACGATGGAGCCCTTGGAGGTGGAGAGATGGATGGAGCGGATCCGCAGGGCCAGGGTTCTCTCGAGGTCATGGAGGACGTCGTAGGACGGTCCTGGACCGGGGCTCTCTGCAGGAACCTCATACAGTAGCTGCTTAAAGTTCTCCAGCTCGATCAGGAGCACCATGTTCTTCAGGAAGTAGCCCTCGATGAAGGCTGCCAGCTCCAAGGCCCCCAGGAACTGAGGATGTGTGGGACGTAATGACAAGGTGAGATTTTACATTCCTAATAGAGCTTTCAACAATATTCTAATGCCTATTAATGTCTTGTAATttttccttaaagggttagttcacccaaaaatgaaaataatcccataatttactcaccctcaagccatcctaggtgtatatgactttcttctttcagccgaacacaatcagagttatattaaaaaaatatcctggctcttccaagctccACATCCATTAATCATAAAAGTAACctatatggctccagggggttaataagcCTTCTAAAGCGAAA from Chanodichthys erythropterus isolate Z2021 chromosome 8, ASM2448905v1, whole genome shotgun sequence encodes:
- the cyb5r3 gene encoding NADH-cytochrome b5 reductase 3 isoform X2 yields the protein MSFIINLISGSLRFVFDLLQRLFGKKRPAITLEDPNVKYPLRLVDKEIISHDTRKFRFALKSPDHVLGLPIGQHIYLSAKIDGNIVVRPYTPVSSDDDKGFVDLVVKIYYKNVHPKFPEGGKMSQYLESLRIGDTIDFRGPSGLLVYKGKGSFAIKPDKKSDPVMKTAKHVGMIAGGTGITPMLQIIKAIMKDPKDETVCYLLFANQTEKDILLQDELEEVMVNHPTRFKLWYTVDRAPDEAFWALKKEMILLVMQASLSHQKYLNLCSEDEQSAYRFGTT
- the cyb5r3 gene encoding NADH-cytochrome b5 reductase 3 isoform X1 is translated as MSFIINLISGSLRFVFDLLQRLFGKKRPAITLEDPNVKYPLRLVDKEIISHDTRKFRFALKSPDHVLGLPIGQHIYLSAKIDGNIVVRPYTPVSSDDDKGFVDLVVKIYYKNVHPKFPEGGKMSQYLESLRIGDTIDFRGPSGLLVYKGKGSFAIKPDKKSDPVMKTAKHVGMIAGGTGITPMLQIIKAIMKDPKDETVCYLLFANQTEKDILLQDELEEVMVNHPTRFKLWYTVDRAPDGWKYSQGFISEDMVKNQLPPPGDDTLILMCGPPPMIQFACNPSLDKVGHSIDRRFIF